A genomic window from Mesosutterella faecium includes:
- a CDS encoding amino acid ABC transporter permease, with product MTENKNQPADVSRARRRVPLVRWIIYAILTVVIGYFLWICSQNPNFEWDVVAKYFTDESILHGIKMTLGLTVISMTLGILIGLVCAIGKLSDSPYYNALANVYLWFFRSTPLLVQLLFWYNLAALFPTLSFPGLGSVNTNEVITPLTAAIVGLSLNEGAFMGEIIRAGLLSVDPNQKETAQAFGMSRAQIMFRILIPQAMTAIIPPTGNQVISMVKATAMVSIIAMDDLLYSVQTIYNVTFQIIPLLIVAVIWYLIITSVLSVFQWLIERHFSKGRSRKADIVEETLAEQGIQS from the coding sequence ATGACGGAAAACAAAAACCAGCCGGCTGATGTTTCCAGGGCGCGCCGCAGAGTCCCCCTGGTCCGCTGGATCATCTACGCGATCCTCACGGTTGTCATCGGCTACTTCCTCTGGATCTGCTCGCAGAATCCCAATTTCGAGTGGGATGTCGTCGCCAAGTATTTCACCGATGAGTCCATTCTCCACGGCATCAAGATGACGCTGGGGCTCACGGTGATCTCGATGACGCTGGGCATTCTGATCGGCCTGGTCTGCGCGATCGGCAAGCTTTCGGACAGTCCGTACTACAACGCGCTTGCCAACGTCTATCTCTGGTTTTTCCGCTCGACGCCGCTGCTCGTGCAGCTGCTGTTCTGGTACAACCTGGCCGCCCTGTTCCCGACCCTGTCCTTCCCGGGGCTGGGGAGCGTGAACACCAACGAAGTGATCACGCCGCTTACGGCCGCCATCGTGGGCCTGTCGCTTAACGAAGGCGCCTTCATGGGAGAGATCATCCGCGCCGGACTCCTTTCCGTGGACCCCAACCAGAAGGAGACCGCGCAGGCCTTCGGCATGAGCCGGGCGCAGATCATGTTCCGGATCCTGATCCCGCAGGCGATGACGGCCATCATCCCGCCCACCGGCAATCAGGTGATTTCCATGGTGAAGGCGACCGCCATGGTCTCCATCATCGCCATGGACGACCTGCTCTACTCGGTGCAGACGATTTACAACGTCACCTTCCAGATCATTCCGCTGCTGATCGTGGCCGTGATCTGGTACCTCATCATCACCTCCGTCCTGTCGGTCTTCCAGTGGCTGATCGAGCGCCACTTCTCCAAGGGACGCAGCCGCAAGGCCGATATTGTTGAAGAAACGCTCGCCGAGCAGGGGATCCAGTCATGA